From Haloterrigena alkaliphila, one genomic window encodes:
- the allB gene encoding allantoinase AllB, which yields MTVDLVVRNCTVVTPAGRSPDSGVAVEDGEIVAVGRSDRLPDAVRVVDGEGNVLVPGIVDCHIHNREPGLEYKEDWESATRAAAAGGVTTVVGMPNTDPVIDRPDHLELKFERGEASAHVDFQSYAVVTSENLDLIPDIDEAGALGFKIFLGSTVGDVLPPNDGEILEAMEQIRETGKRLGFHEENGEIIDHYTEKFRAEGRNEPIDHSHSRPVIAEREAVERMVTFAEETGAKVHMFHVSSGSAAEAVTRGKERGVDVTAETTPHYLWFTEEVMREKGNPARIQPPIRNAEERERLWRVGIDDGAIDCIATDHAPHTPEEKKVDDPFGNTWDAISGFVGLETEIPVMLTFVNEGRLTLEEWVRRHSARPAQVWGMYPRKGSLQVGTDADFTIVDPDREWTLEESDELHSKNCVTPFVGESFTGKAVATVVRGEVVYEDGAVVGESGYGTRVDVDGS from the coding sequence ATGACCGTCGATCTGGTCGTGCGAAACTGCACCGTCGTCACGCCCGCCGGCCGCTCGCCCGATTCGGGCGTCGCCGTCGAGGACGGTGAGATCGTCGCCGTCGGCCGCAGCGACCGGCTTCCCGACGCGGTCCGCGTCGTCGACGGCGAGGGGAACGTGCTGGTGCCGGGTATCGTCGACTGCCACATTCACAACCGAGAGCCCGGCCTCGAGTACAAGGAAGACTGGGAGTCCGCGACGCGGGCCGCCGCGGCCGGCGGCGTGACGACCGTCGTCGGGATGCCCAACACGGACCCGGTTATCGACCGGCCCGACCACCTCGAACTCAAATTCGAGCGCGGCGAGGCGTCGGCCCACGTCGATTTCCAGAGCTACGCCGTCGTCACCTCCGAAAATCTCGACCTGATCCCCGACATCGACGAGGCGGGCGCGCTCGGATTCAAGATCTTCCTCGGCTCGACGGTGGGTGACGTTCTCCCGCCGAACGACGGCGAGATCCTCGAGGCGATGGAGCAAATCCGCGAGACGGGCAAACGGCTGGGATTCCACGAGGAGAACGGCGAAATCATCGACCACTACACGGAGAAGTTCAGGGCCGAAGGGCGGAACGAGCCCATCGATCACTCCCACTCCCGGCCCGTGATCGCCGAGCGGGAAGCGGTCGAGCGAATGGTCACCTTCGCCGAGGAGACCGGCGCCAAGGTTCACATGTTTCACGTCTCCTCGGGATCGGCCGCCGAGGCCGTCACCCGCGGTAAAGAGCGGGGAGTCGACGTCACCGCCGAGACGACGCCCCACTACCTCTGGTTCACCGAGGAGGTCATGCGTGAGAAAGGGAACCCGGCCCGCATCCAGCCGCCGATTCGGAACGCCGAGGAGCGAGAGCGACTCTGGCGCGTCGGCATCGACGACGGCGCGATCGACTGCATCGCGACCGATCACGCGCCCCACACCCCCGAGGAGAAGAAGGTGGACGATCCCTTCGGCAACACGTGGGACGCCATCTCGGGCTTCGTCGGCCTCGAGACCGAGATTCCGGTCATGCTGACGTTCGTGAACGAGGGTCGACTCACGCTCGAGGAGTGGGTCCGCCGCCATTCGGCCCGTCCAGCCCAGGTCTGGGGGATGTATCCCCGGAAGGGATCGCTGCAGGTCGGCACCGACGCCGACTTCACGATCGTCGACCCGGACCGCGAGTGGACGCTCGAGGAGAGCGACGAACTCCACTCGAAGAACTGCGTGACGCCGTTCGTCGGGGAGTCGTTCACCGGGAAGGCAGTGGCGACCGTCGTCCGCGGCGAGGTCGTTTACGAAGACGGCGCGGTCGTCGGCGAGTCGGGGTACGGGACTCGAGTCGACGTCGACGGGTCGTAA
- a CDS encoding quinone-dependent dihydroorotate dehydrogenase yields the protein MTLYSRVRPLAFKLPAETAHDLGKRTLRAAQSTRPTRAALAAAYRYDHPALEVDLFGSTFPNPVGIAAGFDKNAEVTHALEALGFGFVEIGTVTPYPQAGNDRPRLFRLREDEGMINRMGFNGQGMERVKSRLEADGTPEFPLGVNVGKMNSSTEEEAIEDYRRVFDRLSPFADYVVVNVSCPNTPDEFDEASPDHLRAIFETLEAENEGDVPLLVKIGPDEPEESVLELVDIVREFDLDGIVATNTSTTRERLESPNREEWGGLSGTPIEDRSTDVIRTIADYTDCDLPIVGVGGVDSAESAYEKIRAGASLVQLYTGFVYEGPSTAKRINEGLVALLERDGFASVEDAVGADLA from the coding sequence ATGACGCTGTACTCGCGGGTCCGGCCCCTCGCGTTCAAGTTGCCGGCCGAGACGGCCCACGATCTCGGCAAGCGAACGCTCCGGGCGGCCCAGTCGACGCGGCCGACGCGGGCGGCCCTCGCCGCCGCCTACCGGTACGACCACCCCGCCCTCGAGGTCGACCTGTTCGGCTCGACGTTCCCGAACCCGGTCGGGATCGCGGCCGGCTTCGACAAGAACGCCGAGGTGACCCACGCCCTCGAGGCGCTGGGCTTCGGCTTCGTCGAGATCGGCACCGTCACGCCCTACCCGCAAGCGGGTAACGACCGCCCCCGGCTGTTCCGCCTGCGGGAGGACGAGGGGATGATCAACCGGATGGGCTTCAACGGGCAGGGAATGGAGCGCGTGAAGTCGCGACTCGAGGCCGACGGCACGCCAGAGTTCCCGCTGGGCGTCAACGTCGGGAAGATGAACTCCTCGACCGAGGAAGAAGCGATCGAAGACTACCGCCGCGTCTTCGATCGGCTCTCGCCGTTCGCCGACTACGTCGTCGTCAACGTCTCCTGCCCCAACACGCCCGACGAGTTCGACGAGGCCTCGCCCGACCACCTCCGGGCGATCTTCGAGACCCTCGAGGCCGAAAACGAGGGGGACGTCCCCCTGCTCGTGAAGATCGGTCCCGACGAACCCGAGGAGTCGGTCCTCGAGCTGGTCGATATCGTCCGGGAGTTCGACCTCGACGGCATCGTGGCGACGAACACGTCGACGACCCGCGAGAGACTCGAGTCGCCGAACCGCGAGGAGTGGGGCGGCCTCAGCGGGACGCCCATCGAAGACCGATCGACCGACGTGATCCGAACGATCGCCGACTACACCGACTGCGACCTCCCGATCGTCGGCGTCGGCGGCGTCGACTCGGCCGAAAGCGCCTACGAGAAGATCCGCGCCGGCGCCTCGCTCGTGCAACTCTACACCGGGTTCGTCTACGAGGGGCCGTCGACGGCAAAGCGAATCAACGAGGGGCTGGTCGCGTTGCTCGAGCGCGACGGCTTCGCGTCGGTCGAAGACGCTGTCGGGGCGGACCTCGCGTAG
- a CDS encoding mechanosensitive ion channel family protein: MAVSVGVLLLAFAFGFVLAPTVVRRSAGVVRRALRERDVEGKLKAVDELVDVPFPAHAVIRTLQLLVFGGTALILLVVWGYAWLSSTAVSVLVAAIPTFVRLLVTVGLLLGAVAGTRYLEQRLDSWLADANYVTAHQEGVVFRILQLCLFIAAGLAALSLWNVDLGGLLVGAGFLGIVIGLAARQTLGSLIAGFVLMFSQPFEIGDWVHIDGHDGIVVDITVINTRLRSFDGETVVLPNDRVSSHTVINRTKRNRLRLRQEVGVDYETDLERAESIALEAIEAVEHVAPAPKPEVVPTAFGDSAVTLECRFWIKPPNVRAKWQAKRAVIHAIKTAYDREGIVIPYPQRQLSRRSAGGPARGRDESDGDRTDEALAFSEDG, from the coding sequence ATGGCGGTCAGCGTCGGCGTTCTGCTTCTCGCGTTCGCGTTCGGCTTCGTGCTCGCACCGACCGTCGTTCGCCGGAGCGCCGGGGTCGTCCGCCGAGCGCTTCGCGAGCGCGACGTCGAGGGCAAACTCAAGGCGGTCGACGAACTGGTCGACGTGCCGTTCCCGGCCCACGCGGTCATCCGAACGCTTCAACTGCTGGTCTTCGGAGGGACGGCGCTGATCCTGCTCGTCGTCTGGGGGTACGCGTGGCTCTCGTCGACGGCGGTTTCGGTGCTCGTCGCCGCGATCCCCACGTTCGTCCGTCTCCTCGTCACCGTGGGGCTCCTCCTCGGTGCCGTCGCCGGAACCAGATATCTCGAGCAGCGACTCGACTCGTGGCTCGCCGACGCCAACTACGTCACGGCTCATCAGGAGGGGGTAGTCTTCCGGATCCTGCAGCTCTGTCTCTTCATCGCCGCCGGGCTGGCCGCGCTCTCGCTGTGGAACGTCGATCTCGGCGGGCTGCTCGTGGGGGCGGGCTTTCTGGGTATCGTCATCGGTCTGGCGGCGCGCCAGACGCTGGGATCGCTGATCGCCGGCTTCGTGTTGATGTTCTCGCAGCCGTTCGAGATCGGCGACTGGGTCCACATCGACGGCCACGACGGAATCGTCGTCGACATCACGGTCATCAACACGCGGCTGCGGAGCTTCGACGGCGAGACCGTGGTGCTGCCCAACGACCGCGTCTCGAGTCACACGGTGATCAACCGCACGAAGCGCAACCGGCTGCGGCTCCGCCAGGAGGTCGGCGTCGACTACGAGACCGACCTCGAGCGAGCGGAGTCGATCGCGCTCGAGGCGATCGAGGCCGTCGAGCACGTGGCGCCGGCGCCGAAACCGGAGGTCGTCCCGACGGCGTTCGGCGACTCGGCGGTCACCCTCGAGTGTCGGTTCTGGATCAAGCCGCCGAACGTCCGCGCGAAGTGGCAGGCCAAGCGGGCGGTCATCCACGCGATCAAGACCGCGTACGACCGCGAGGGGATCGTGATCCCGTACCCGCAACGACAGCTCAGCCGGCGGTCGGCAGGCGGTCCGGCCCGCGGCCGCGACGAGAGCGACGGCGATCGGACCGACGAAGCGCTCGCCTTCTCCGAGGACGGGTGA